In one window of Eleutherodactylus coqui strain aEleCoq1 chromosome 10, aEleCoq1.hap1, whole genome shotgun sequence DNA:
- the LOC136580559 gene encoding G-protein coupled receptor 4-like → MACNTSCNYFASYEAKLFPIIYGLVFIFGLIGNLAAIGVIYQHVKRGNILGVYLANLCASDLMYIFTLPVWIAYTAKDDWLFGALTCKIVGFFFNANLYTTIAFLSCIAVDRFVATVFPLWARTLRTMRGAMMICVVVWLIILGTHSVFLGRDELFNSSQNVKLCYEKYPMEQWMARLNYFRIFVVFLIPLVLLVVSYCSIVWVVHRSHGLEKEQKRKIIGLLMTMMAIFVICFLPYHIVLFIRSYVSDRNICTCTIELKVRPAYRITFSLTSLSSALDPFINVFVSKSIKQDLLKEVRALWSGFRSLRYAQSSFRRSSRNGRQNKGRYYRENHHQLLEKKEETRL, encoded by the coding sequence ATGGCATGTAATACAAGCTGCAACTATTTTGCTTCGTATGAGGCCAAACTCTTCCCCATTATCTATGGACTAGTTTTTATCTTTGGACTGATTGGCAACTTAGCTGCGATAGGTGTTATCTATCAACATGTGAAGCGGGGTAATATACTTGGAGTTTATCTTGCAAATCTTTGTGCCTCCGACCTCATGTACATCTTCACACTTCCAGTGTGGATTGCCTACACAGCCAAAGACGATTGGCTTTTTGGAGCCCTTACATGCAAGATTGTTGGTTTTTTCTTCAATGCCAACCTATACACGACCATAGCATTCCTTAGCTGTATCGCAGTTGATCGGTTTGTAGCCACTGTATTCCCACTCTGGGCCAGGACACTGAGGACCATGAGGGGTGCCATGATGATATGTGTTGTGGTTTGGCTGATTATCTTAGGGACTCATTCAGTGTTCCTTGGTCGGGATGAACTCTTTAACTCCAGTCAAAATGTCAAGCTTTGCTATGAAAAGTATCCAATGGAGCAGTGGATGGCTCGACTCAACTATTTCCGTATCTTTGTTGTCTTTCTCATCCCCTTGGTACTTCTAGTGGTCTCCTACTGCTCTATCGTTTGGGTGGTTCATCGGAGTCACGGCTTGGAAAAAGAGCAGAAAAGAAAAATCATAGGGCTCTTAATGACCATGATGGCCATCTTTGTCATCTGCTTCCTCCCATACCACATCGTGCTCTTCATCCGTTCCTATGTTAGTGACCGGAACATCTGCACCTGTACTATAGAGTTAAAGGTCCGTCCAGCTTATCGGATCACCTTCTCCTTGACCAGTCTCAGCAGTGCCCTGGACCcttttatcaatgtctttgtcAGCAAAAGCATTAAGCAAGATCTTCTGAAAGAAGTCAGAGCGTTATGGTCTGGTTTCCGTTCCCTTCGTTATGCACAAAGCTCTTTCAGGCGGTCTTCAAGGAATGGTAGACAAAACAAAGGAAGATATTACAGAGAAAATCATCATCAACTACTGGAGAAGAAAGAGGAGACTAGACTTTGA
- the LOC136581081 gene encoding G-protein coupled receptor 4-like — MVLEENATDTLDCHDNGQPEHTGIQQEPDSYEAILFPIIYSSVFIVGLLGNLTSIIIIVQLIKKKNILGVYLANLCASDLMYICTLPVWILYTVKEDWVFGTLSCKVVGFFFNSNLYTTIAFLSCIATDRFVATVFPLRSRIIRSMKKALIVCVVVWLVILGSHCYFLSRDELFQSTQNVELCYEKYPMEQWMARLNYFRIFVVFLIPFILLVFSYCSIIRTIHNASSLNIEHKRKITGLLLIMTVIFIICFLPYHVVLFIRSFVSDLNYCNCEIELRVRPAYRISFALTSLSSALDPFINIFVSEGVQHDLMTELRSIWFCLLYRGRTVEIQRRCLTVCPEAAKNLNLLCTHQTKIHSQF, encoded by the coding sequence ACAGTTATGAAGCCATCCTGTTCCCTATCATCTACAGCAGCGTCTTTATCGTGGGACTGCTGGGTAACCTAACCTCAATCATTATCATCGTCCAGCTAATCAAGAAGAAGAACATTTTGGGAGTTTATCTTGCCAACCTTTGTGCATCTGATCTTATGTACATATGTACCCTCCCTGTCTGGATACTCTACACTGTCAAGGAGGATTGGGTTTTTGGGACTCTTAGCTGTAaggttgttgggttcttcttcaaTTCCAATCTCTACACCACCATCGCCTTCCTCAGCTGTATAGCCACAGACCGCTTTGTTGCTACCGTCTTCCCCCTGCGCTCAAGGATCATTCGGAGCATGAAGAAGGCTTTAATAGTTTGTGTGGTCGTGTGGCTCGTTATCCTTGGATCCCATTGTTATTTCTTGAGTAGAGATGAATTGTTTCAATCGACCCAAAATGTGGAACTGTGCTACGAGAAGTATCCAATGGAGCAATGGATGGCTCGTCTCAATTATTTTAGAATCTTTGTGGTATTTCTTATCCCTTTCATTCTTCTAGTTTTCTCCTACTGCTCCATCATCCGTACTATACATAATGCTTCCAGCTTGAATATCGAGCACAAAAGAAAAATTACTGGCCTTCTACTGATCATGACGGTTATCTTTATCATCTGCTTCCTCCCCTACCATGTGGTCCTTTTCATCCGTTCATTTGTTAGTGACTTGAACTACTGCAACTGCGAGATTGAATTGCGAGTCAGACCGGCCTATCGGATCTCCTTTGCCCTTACGAGCCTCAGTAGTGCTCTAGACCCTTTTATTAATATATTTGTTAGCGAAGGGGTACAGCATGATTTGATGACGGAACTCCGGTCGATCTGGTTTTGTTTGCTCTATCGAGGAAGGACTGTCGAAATCCAAAGGAGGTGCCTTACTGTGTGTCCGGAAGCTGCAAAAAACCTTAATCTCCTATGCACACATCAAACCAAAATACATAGCCAATTCTAG